From the genome of Pukyongia salina, one region includes:
- a CDS encoding BlaI/MecI/CopY family transcriptional regulator: protein MQLSNSEEQLMQILWKQKKAFMKDLIDAYPEPKPAPTTVATLLKRMQDKNFVDYQQQGRSRKYFPLVKKKDYFSKHVNGLIKNFFNDSASQFASFFTETTNLSKDELEELKKIIDQQIKKK from the coding sequence ATGCAATTATCCAATTCCGAAGAACAACTCATGCAAATCCTATGGAAGCAGAAAAAGGCCTTTATGAAAGACCTCATCGACGCCTACCCGGAGCCTAAACCCGCCCCAACTACAGTGGCCACACTATTAAAGCGTATGCAGGATAAGAACTTCGTGGATTACCAACAGCAGGGCAGATCGAGAAAATATTTTCCCCTGGTAAAGAAGAAAGACTATTTTTCTAAACATGTAAACGGACTTATAAAGAACTTTTTTAACGACAGTGCCTCGCAGTTCGCATCCTTCTTTACAGAGACCACAAACCTGTCTAAAGACGAACTGGAAGAACTAAAAAAGATCATCGATCAGCAAATTAAAAAGAAATAG